CTCCAGTCAGATCGGCATCCCTTAGATTAGCCAAGTTCATTCGAGAACGAAACAAGTAGGTTCCAACCATTTTAGCTCCGCTCAAATTAACTCTATCCATAATGAAGGATTCCAGGTTAACTCCACTCAAGATAATATCACTCAGATTGGCTTCTTGAAAAGCTCCGACACTAGAATTAGCAGGAAACTGAACGCCAGCGAAGTTTCTTTCTCCAGTGGCATAGCGTTGGAGCAAATCGTCAGGGGTAATGTAGGTCATTTTAACGATATTGAAATAATTAATGTCCTCAATAATAGCGCAACCAATATCTGGTCAAATTTAATCCAATCCGAAACAGAATTAGACATCGATTTTCAAATAATCGACTTACCCAAAGGACAACTAGCCGAAGCTACCATCACTGACTTTGATGACTCGGCAAAACCCAACGCAGGAACAATTCTCATCGACCGTGATGCCAACGGGAGCGGCTGGTTTATCGATGAAACACCCTTAGATAACTCAGAATTCACCGCCCAAAACACAGCGGTTCTAGCAAAACGTAGGGTGGGCATTGAAAGATATGTAAAGGGAAAAGATTAATATTGTAATGCCCACCAACGCAACCAAGATAGATGATGTGTAAATTTGGTGTGCAATAAGCTGTTCTTGAAACGCTAATTTGCTAGTATCATCCTTTGCCCACCCTACAGGCTACAGGCTATAAATTTTCTTCAAAAGCTAATTCTAGCTGCTATCCTAAAACGATCCCCAGTTTTGTATCCTATTCTTTTGAGCAATAAAATTGATAATGAAAATTGGTATTGTGGGCTTGGGTTTAATCGGTGGTTCTTTGGGCATCGATTTGCGATCGCAAGGACACCAGATCACAGGCATTTCCCGTCAAGAAACTACCTGTAAGACTGCCATTGCTAAAGGCATTGTGGATCGAGCTAGTACCAAATTTGATTTGCTGCAAGATTTAGAGCTAATGATTGTCTGTACTCCTATTTCGGCGATCGCATCTACCATTAAACAAATAATTCCCCATCTTAATACCGATACTATCATTACTGACGTAGGTTCTGTCAAATCGCCAATTGTTAAAGAATGCAGTCAGCTATGGTCAAACTTTATTGGTGGACACCCCATGGCAGGAACAGCCGAAAGCGGTATTGAAGCAGCACAGGCAAATTTGTTCACAGGTGCAGCCTATGTATTTACGCCTACGGAACAGACTAAGCCTGAAAATATAGCCAAATTAAAAGCGATCGCCTTAGATTTAAATGCTGTTCCCTATATTTGCGATGCTCAAATACACGATCGCGCCGTTAGCT
This DNA window, taken from Pleurocapsa sp. FMAR1, encodes the following:
- a CDS encoding prephenate/arogenate dehydrogenase, coding for MKIGIVGLGLIGGSLGIDLRSQGHQITGISRQETTCKTAIAKGIVDRASTKFDLLQDLELMIVCTPISAIASTIKQIIPHLNTDTIITDVGSVKSPIVKECSQLWSNFIGGHPMAGTAESGIEAAQANLFTGAAYVFTPTEQTKPENIAKLKAIALDLNAVPYICDAQIHDRAVSYISHLPVMISASLIQACLQEPPDTLQLAQILASSGFRDTSRVGGGNPELGVMMAKYNRTELLRSLYSYRDNLDEIIDLIEAESWDSLAGVLKVNGEERSKFLN